Proteins from a single region of Aquirhabdus parva:
- a CDS encoding lysophospholipid acyltransferase family protein, which translates to MSKPTDDRIFSASTLPTQVVRQIRRILRSSGLLVAVSQGFYAAGVSGALTKPNQPHHPRVIRDVCKKLCSALAIDVQIHGEMPTDHALWVSNHISWTDIPVIGSAAPVFFLSKAEVASWPVIGRLAKAGGTLFIQRGSGDANAVAVQMAGFLRQKMPVLFFPEGTTTDGREIRRLHSKLLAAAVDTGTPVQPLILCYQGPDGRLDTVMPYIGDMSFGTHIQDVLGRSKVKAHILPLAAIPIGNHDVHTLTDELQIKMREGLAELQAKVLIP; encoded by the coding sequence ATGTCCAAGCCTACTGATGATCGTATCTTTTCTGCAAGTACCTTACCGACACAAGTTGTTCGTCAAATTCGAAGAATCCTACGCTCAAGCGGCTTGCTGGTCGCAGTTAGTCAAGGCTTCTATGCCGCAGGGGTGAGTGGGGCATTAACCAAACCAAACCAACCGCATCATCCGCGTGTTATTCGTGACGTATGCAAAAAACTGTGCAGTGCTTTGGCCATTGACGTGCAAATTCATGGGGAAATGCCAACAGATCATGCGCTATGGGTCAGTAATCATATTTCATGGACCGATATCCCTGTGATTGGTTCAGCGGCTCCTGTTTTCTTCTTATCTAAAGCTGAGGTTGCCAGTTGGCCTGTCATCGGGCGTTTGGCAAAAGCGGGCGGTACGTTATTCATTCAGCGGGGATCGGGCGATGCCAACGCGGTTGCCGTGCAGATGGCGGGTTTTTTACGCCAAAAAATGCCTGTGTTGTTCTTCCCAGAAGGAACAACCACGGATGGTCGAGAAATTCGTCGTTTGCATAGCAAGCTATTAGCCGCTGCGGTCGATACGGGCACACCAGTACAGCCTTTGATTCTATGCTACCAAGGGCCTGATGGACGGTTAGATACTGTGATGCCTTATATCGGCGATATGTCCTTTGGAACGCATATTCAAGATGTTTTGGGGCGGAGTAAAGTTAAGGCGCATATATTACCCCTTGCAGCAATTCCAATCGGAAACCACGACGTCCATACCTTAACAGATGAACTTCAGATCAAAATGCGTGAGGGCTTGGCGGAATTACAGGCTAAAGTTCTAATCCCTTAA
- a CDS encoding alpha/beta fold hydrolase — protein sequence MPENDAAQTHFPLLLLPGFMLNEHLWDDIQDGLSELRTLHFGNITQDDSIAAMAERVLEHAPAEFTLVGFSMGGYVAQHVYRLAPHRVKALILMNTSAHQQTELEVARTQSQVELAKSVPFKGLTRRALAASVAPDRAGDQVLLGRLQTMALTNGKDVFIRQLSALRDDGYAHLDKVQCPTLIIASRQDQMRSVAESEQMADLIPNSKLVVFEEAGHMTPLEVPELVLQTLTEWLQDAP from the coding sequence ATGCCTGAGAATGACGCAGCACAGACCCATTTTCCGCTACTTCTGCTCCCTGGTTTTATGTTGAATGAACACCTCTGGGATGATATCCAAGACGGTCTTTCAGAACTCAGAACGCTACACTTCGGCAATATCACGCAAGACGATTCGATTGCGGCTATGGCCGAACGCGTTTTGGAGCATGCGCCCGCAGAATTTACGCTGGTTGGATTCTCAATGGGTGGCTATGTTGCCCAACACGTATATCGACTTGCACCTCATCGTGTTAAAGCATTGATCCTCATGAATACGTCTGCTCACCAACAGACGGAACTTGAAGTGGCCCGTACACAATCACAAGTGGAACTCGCCAAATCAGTCCCCTTTAAAGGTCTGACTCGTCGCGCACTGGCTGCCTCTGTCGCACCTGATCGTGCTGGCGATCAAGTGCTCCTCGGTCGATTACAAACCATGGCGCTCACGAATGGTAAAGATGTTTTTATCCGCCAATTGTCGGCGCTACGGGATGATGGCTATGCCCACTTGGATAAAGTCCAATGTCCAACACTGATCATTGCAAGTCGACAGGATCAAATGCGCAGCGTCGCAGAGTCGGAGCAAATGGCTGACCTGATCCCCAACTCAAAGTTGGTCGTCTTTGAAGAGGCAGGGCATATGACGCCTTTAGAAGTTCCAGAACTCGTCTTGCAAACATTGACTGAATGGCTGCAAGACGCTCCATAA
- a CDS encoding GNAT family N-acetyltransferase, with protein MPNILVSPSSNNMTVNNMKKAKPVQSLTVRLAESTEDVQCVQRLRANAFGPAFGMTFESGLDQDRFDGFCAHLMVFDGEQLVATTRLLDRERACLAGGFYSEQEFDLHDALNATEGNVLEIGRTCVAPDYSSMRAIQTLWQGVYEIAMLWNTQTVIGCASVPLGMGDCQGWLNSLPEEQRLAFHVRARRALPTPITAQPPELPTLLKTYLRMNAQLGTQACFDPVFHCADILIWLSVSQMTSKYRERLTAA; from the coding sequence ATGCCAAACATTTTAGTCAGTCCTAGTTCTAACAATATGACTGTTAATAATATGAAAAAAGCTAAACCAGTACAGTCGCTTACTGTGCGATTGGCGGAAAGCACTGAAGATGTCCAATGCGTTCAGCGCTTGCGTGCGAATGCTTTTGGTCCTGCTTTTGGCATGACCTTTGAGAGTGGTTTGGATCAGGACCGTTTTGATGGCTTTTGTGCGCATTTGATGGTTTTTGATGGCGAACAATTGGTCGCGACGACGCGGTTATTAGATCGTGAACGTGCCTGCCTCGCGGGTGGATTCTACAGTGAGCAGGAGTTTGATCTGCATGATGCCTTAAATGCAACAGAGGGCAATGTGCTTGAGATCGGGCGTACTTGTGTGGCACCGGATTATTCGTCCATGCGTGCTATCCAGACCTTGTGGCAAGGGGTTTATGAGATTGCAATGCTTTGGAATACCCAAACCGTCATCGGTTGCGCATCTGTACCTTTGGGTATGGGGGATTGTCAGGGGTGGTTAAATAGCTTACCTGAGGAACAACGTCTAGCGTTTCATGTCAGAGCGCGGCGCGCCTTGCCGACACCGATCACTGCTCAGCCCCCAGAGTTGCCGACCTTATTGAAAACGTATTTGCGTATGAATGCACAGTTGGGGACACAGGCTTGTTTTGATCCTGTTTTTCACTGCGCGGATATCCTGATCTGGTTATCTGTGTCGCAAATGACCTCAAAATATCGCGAGCGACTCACAGCAGCTTAA
- the glnK gene encoding P-II family nitrogen regulator — MKLVTAVVKPFKLDDVREALSDIGVQGITVTEVKGFGRQKGHTELYRGAEYVVDFLPKVKIDIAIRDEMVEQAVEAITRVASTGKIGDGKIFVSNLEQVIRIRTGETGPEAV, encoded by the coding sequence ATGAAATTAGTAACTGCCGTTGTCAAGCCGTTCAAATTAGATGATGTCCGTGAGGCATTATCTGATATTGGTGTGCAGGGGATTACCGTGACTGAGGTCAAGGGATTTGGTCGTCAGAAGGGTCATACAGAACTCTATCGCGGGGCAGAGTATGTTGTCGACTTTTTGCCTAAGGTAAAAATTGATATCGCGATTCGTGACGAAATGGTTGAACAAGCCGTTGAAGCGATTACTCGTGTTGCGAGCACAGGCAAGATTGGCGACGGCAAAATTTTTGTCAGCAATCTTGAACAAGTGATCCGTATCCGTACTGGCGAAACCGGACCAGAAGCGGTTTAA
- a CDS encoding RcnB family protein, with translation MKTTTIKKSMIITALIVSMSGLSLAQADDQWRGQDNRGNNSGHQDRGDRGNDRGNGNAQWQGNNRGNDHRNDNNRGNNGWHGQRFNAPAPYVRPHGYQVRSWRNGDRLPDGYRDRRYYVDYRQYQLSPPPRGYQWVRVNNDVVLTAIATGVIASVITGLYY, from the coding sequence ATGAAGACCACAACGATTAAGAAAAGTATGATCATTACGGCCCTGATTGTGTCGATGTCAGGACTCTCACTTGCTCAGGCTGATGATCAATGGCGCGGACAAGATAATCGCGGCAATAACTCAGGTCATCAAGACCGTGGCGATCGGGGCAATGACCGAGGAAATGGTAATGCGCAATGGCAAGGTAACAACCGAGGTAACGATCATCGCAATGACAACAATCGTGGGAACAATGGCTGGCATGGTCAACGTTTTAATGCCCCAGCTCCCTATGTGCGACCACATGGTTACCAAGTGAGATCTTGGAGAAATGGTGATCGCTTGCCAGATGGTTATCGTGACCGTCGCTACTATGTAGACTATCGTCAATACCAGCTTTCACCACCACCACGCGGCTATCAATGGGTGCGGGTCAATAATGATGTTGTCCTGACTGCCATTGCTACAGGGGTGATCGCATCTGTGATTACAGGACTTTATTATTAA
- a CDS encoding ammonium transporter, whose translation MKQVLLALGLAGALLTSTVSMADEASAPAATAVASAPAESAASAPAATTAPAPAAAATPAPAPTIDKGDSAWMLTSTALVLLMTIPGLALFYGGMVRRKNILGTMMHSFAATAVVTIVWVVVGYSLAFGTSTSTFWAPYIGGLDRVLMNGVAIDKLWMASGATAPTTITEMLFMVFQMTFAIITAALMSGAFAERMKFSAFMVFIALWSLVVYSPICHWVWHGQGWLAAKGALDFAGGTVVHINAGIAGLVAAYVLGRRLGLGKEPMAPHNLSLTVIGASLLWVGWFGFNAGSELAADARASMAMVVTQVATAAAVIGWLLAERLVRGHASVLGGASGAVAGLVAITPASGFVGVGGSLVIGLVAGVACFWGATGLKRILKADDSLDAFGVHAVGGIVGALLTAVFVTKAVTGSDPKPVLDQLLIQGEAVLTTLIYSGVMTLILLKIVDVIIGLRVSEEDEREGLDVSQHGERIE comes from the coding sequence ATGAAACAAGTATTGCTTGCGCTAGGCTTAGCTGGCGCCCTACTCACATCGACAGTCTCTATGGCTGATGAGGCATCTGCGCCAGCGGCGACAGCTGTAGCGTCTGCTCCAGCAGAATCTGCTGCATCTGCACCTGCCGCAACTACTGCGCCAGCACCTGCTGCAGCCGCTACTCCAGCGCCTGCACCAACAATAGATAAAGGTGACAGCGCGTGGATGTTGACCTCTACCGCACTGGTTCTGCTGATGACCATTCCTGGTTTGGCATTGTTCTACGGTGGTATGGTTCGTCGTAAAAACATTCTGGGTACGATGATGCATAGCTTTGCGGCTACAGCAGTTGTGACCATCGTTTGGGTTGTTGTTGGTTATTCTCTAGCCTTCGGTACCTCCACAAGCACGTTTTGGGCTCCGTACATCGGCGGTTTGGATCGTGTGCTGATGAATGGTGTCGCCATTGATAAGCTTTGGATGGCTTCAGGTGCCACTGCGCCGACAACCATTACTGAAATGTTGTTCATGGTTTTCCAAATGACCTTTGCGATCATCACTGCGGCATTGATGAGTGGTGCGTTTGCTGAGCGTATGAAGTTCTCCGCATTCATGGTGTTCATTGCCTTGTGGAGCTTGGTTGTTTACTCACCGATTTGTCACTGGGTTTGGCATGGTCAAGGTTGGTTGGCTGCAAAAGGTGCGCTTGACTTCGCGGGTGGTACCGTTGTTCACATCAACGCGGGTATCGCAGGTCTGGTAGCTGCTTATGTATTGGGTCGTCGTTTGGGCTTGGGCAAAGAGCCAATGGCACCTCACAACCTGTCACTCACTGTGATCGGTGCGAGTTTGCTGTGGGTAGGCTGGTTCGGCTTTAACGCGGGTAGTGAACTTGCTGCCGATGCGCGTGCCTCCATGGCGATGGTTGTCACTCAAGTTGCGACTGCAGCTGCTGTAATTGGCTGGTTGTTGGCTGAACGTTTGGTCCGTGGCCATGCTTCAGTACTCGGTGGTGCTTCAGGTGCGGTTGCAGGTTTGGTCGCAATTACGCCAGCATCAGGTTTTGTGGGCGTCGGTGGTTCATTAGTGATTGGTCTTGTTGCTGGTGTCGCTTGTTTCTGGGGCGCAACTGGTCTCAAACGTATCCTGAAAGCGGATGACTCATTGGACGCCTTCGGTGTGCATGCGGTTGGCGGTATCGTTGGTGCCTTGCTCACCGCAGTATTCGTGACCAAAGCGGTAACTGGTTCAGATCCTAAACCAGTTCTTGATCAGCTCCTTATCCAAGGTGAAGCGGTTCTGACTACCCTCATCTATAGCGGTGTAATGACCCTGATCTTGCTGAAAATCGTTGACGTTATCATCGGACTGCGTGTTTCCGAGGAAGACGAACGCGAAGGCTTGGATGTATCACAACATGGCGAACGTATCGAATAA
- a CDS encoding YifB family Mg chelatase-like AAA ATPase: MSFAQVWSRAVMGLNAPTVQVETHLSQGLPALTIVGLPEAAVRESKDRVRSAILNSGFQFPQRRLTINLAPADLPKEGSRLDLPIALGVLAATGQLSVDALNNREFIGELALNGDLRTVNGVLAVARATHLARRELFLPHANAIEAARIDGLTVWGAPNLAALCAHLEGTTLLAATPKPKPQVSNAPLLDLADIKGQHRARRALEIAAAGGHSILFSGPPGTGKTLLASRLPSILPPLTDEESLEVANIYSIASSQHPFGLRPFRAVHHTTSAVALVGGGSQPRPGEITLAHHGVLFLDELPEFDRKVLEVLRQPIESNEVVISRAARQVTFPAKFQLVAAMNPCPCGYASDTTTRCTCTTDMISRYRAKLSGPLLDRIDLHIEVPAIPASDLQQTQAGENSETVRKRVFAARDRQLSRQQGTNQSLTPTQLDKFVPLGEPEQKLMQMAQTRLALSARAYHRVLRVARTIADLANSVDVRSPHLTEALGYRGFEQ, from the coding sequence ATGTCATTTGCGCAAGTATGGAGTAGAGCGGTTATGGGGCTGAATGCTCCGACCGTCCAAGTGGAAACTCACTTAAGCCAAGGGCTGCCTGCCCTAACGATTGTCGGATTACCTGAAGCAGCAGTCCGTGAAAGCAAGGACCGCGTACGTTCTGCAATTTTAAATTCAGGATTTCAATTCCCCCAGCGGCGTTTGACCATCAACCTTGCACCTGCAGATTTGCCCAAAGAAGGTAGTCGGTTGGATTTACCCATCGCACTCGGGGTACTGGCAGCGACGGGGCAGCTTTCCGTTGATGCTCTCAATAACCGTGAATTCATTGGTGAATTGGCGCTAAATGGTGATTTACGGACGGTTAATGGTGTTCTTGCGGTAGCGCGCGCCACTCATCTTGCACGGCGTGAACTTTTTTTACCCCATGCGAATGCCATCGAAGCAGCGAGAATTGACGGCTTAACCGTTTGGGGCGCGCCCAATTTAGCAGCATTGTGTGCACATTTAGAAGGGACCACCTTGCTTGCCGCCACCCCAAAACCTAAACCCCAAGTCTCAAATGCACCATTATTGGACCTGGCAGATATAAAAGGGCAACACCGAGCACGACGTGCTTTAGAAATCGCTGCGGCTGGGGGGCACTCCATTTTATTCTCAGGGCCTCCAGGAACGGGCAAAACATTACTTGCATCAAGGTTACCGAGTATCTTGCCGCCACTCACCGATGAAGAGAGTTTAGAAGTCGCCAATATTTATTCAATAGCCAGTTCGCAACACCCTTTTGGGCTGCGTCCCTTTAGAGCCGTTCACCACACCACCTCTGCAGTGGCACTTGTTGGAGGTGGATCTCAACCAAGACCCGGTGAGATTACGTTAGCGCATCATGGTGTCCTGTTTCTTGACGAACTCCCTGAATTCGATCGTAAGGTGCTTGAGGTCTTGCGCCAACCGATAGAGTCCAATGAAGTCGTGATTTCACGTGCCGCACGTCAAGTCACCTTTCCTGCCAAATTCCAATTGGTTGCTGCGATGAATCCCTGTCCTTGTGGCTATGCCAGCGATACAACCACGCGTTGTACTTGTACAACGGACATGATTAGCCGTTATCGCGCCAAATTGTCGGGTCCACTCTTGGATCGTATCGACTTGCACATTGAGGTCCCTGCTATACCTGCCAGTGACTTACAACAAACACAAGCCGGAGAAAACTCCGAAACGGTCCGCAAGCGGGTCTTTGCTGCACGGGATCGCCAGCTCAGTCGTCAGCAAGGTACCAATCAATCCCTGACACCCACTCAACTGGATAAATTCGTCCCCTTAGGTGAGCCCGAGCAAAAGCTGATGCAAATGGCTCAAACGCGCCTAGCTTTATCTGCACGGGCCTACCACCGAGTTTTGCGCGTTGCACGCACCATCGCAGACCTTGCTAATAGTGTGGATGTCCGTTCGCCACATCTCACAGAAGCACTCGGTTATCGTGGGTTCGAACAATAG
- the hflX gene encoding ribosome rescue GTPase HflX: MELFDRPSGGERALLVHLNIYHIDSQDIEEFRLLAQSAGAEIIDLITGSRQKPDARLFVGKGKAEEIHQYVVEHDIDLVIFDHTLTPAQERNLEKIFQCRVVDRTGLILDIFAQRARTFEGKLQVELAQLDHLSTRLVRGWTHLERQKGGIGLRGPGETQLETDRRLLRVRVGQLKEKLDRVRQTRKQGRAARQKADIPTLSLVGYTNAGKSTLFNRLADSDVYAADQLFATLDPTLRRLDWQGLGSLVLADTVGFVRHLPHALVESFRATLEETLEADLLLHVIDQSSPDRDEQIDAVEAVLREIGAEVPILRVYNKIDVSGDAPSLHEGEPNVPDRVYVSAHSGAGLDLLKQAVHQRLAVGKVSTFHLTLPVSAGRLRSQLYRLGVIQTENTLDDGAAELTINLSTPALARLLAESHIDPDLILPEEEAVLFRRTLEHFEQEKVRQDQAKRSDLLNNGMVNPDDEDEFNHAVASLNHEISDVRH, translated from the coding sequence ATGGAACTGTTTGACCGACCGAGTGGTGGCGAACGCGCACTGCTGGTTCACCTCAATATCTATCATATCGACAGTCAAGACATTGAGGAATTTCGCCTGCTTGCACAGTCAGCAGGCGCCGAGATTATCGACTTGATCACAGGCTCACGGCAAAAACCCGATGCTAGGCTGTTTGTTGGGAAAGGGAAAGCGGAAGAAATTCATCAATATGTTGTTGAACACGACATTGATCTCGTGATCTTTGATCATACATTGACACCCGCCCAAGAACGCAATTTAGAAAAAATCTTCCAATGCCGTGTGGTGGATCGCACTGGTTTAATTCTGGATATTTTTGCGCAACGTGCCCGAACTTTTGAAGGGAAACTGCAAGTTGAATTGGCTCAGCTCGATCACCTTTCCACACGCCTTGTGCGTGGTTGGACCCACCTTGAGCGTCAAAAAGGCGGGATTGGACTGCGCGGTCCTGGGGAAACTCAGCTCGAAACCGACCGCCGTTTGCTGCGTGTTCGTGTAGGTCAGCTTAAAGAAAAGCTGGATCGTGTTCGTCAAACGCGTAAACAGGGTCGTGCTGCACGTCAGAAAGCTGATATTCCCACCCTCTCACTGGTAGGTTATACCAATGCAGGCAAATCCACTCTGTTTAATCGGCTGGCAGATAGCGACGTCTATGCGGCAGACCAACTCTTCGCCACACTGGACCCCACCTTGCGCCGCTTGGATTGGCAAGGTTTAGGTTCGTTGGTATTGGCTGATACCGTTGGTTTTGTCAGACACCTCCCCCATGCGCTCGTCGAATCATTCCGCGCAACGCTGGAAGAAACCTTAGAAGCGGACTTACTCCTGCATGTGATTGATCAAAGTAGCCCTGACCGCGACGAACAAATCGATGCGGTGGAAGCTGTACTCCGTGAAATTGGTGCCGAAGTGCCAATTCTGCGGGTTTATAACAAAATTGATGTGAGTGGCGATGCCCCTTCTTTACATGAAGGCGAACCCAATGTGCCTGATCGCGTCTATGTCTCCGCTCATAGTGGTGCGGGTTTGGACTTGCTTAAACAAGCAGTCCATCAGCGTTTGGCCGTCGGTAAAGTCTCAACCTTTCACTTAACGCTGCCCGTCTCAGCAGGACGTCTACGCAGTCAGCTCTATCGCCTAGGGGTCATCCAAACCGAAAATACTTTAGATGACGGTGCCGCAGAGCTGACCATCAACTTGTCTACCCCCGCACTCGCGCGCTTACTGGCCGAGTCTCATATCGATCCAGACCTCATCTTGCCCGAAGAAGAAGCTGTACTGTTCAGACGTACACTTGAACACTTTGAGCAAGAAAAAGTCAGACAGGATCAAGCAAAACGCTCTGACTTGCTCAACAATGGCATGGTCAATCCAGATGACGAGGATGAGTTCAATCACGCTGTAGCCTCACTCAATCACGAGATCTCTGATGTCCGACATTGA
- a CDS encoding LrgB family protein encodes MTLTTTHFSTTTLLWIGFALTLIGYIAAKLLNQRFPKLPLVVIAIVFVSGLLALCHWQYQSYADAVAPLFNRLLGYATVALAIPLATIRFDELPIKRLSILLGIATLMGGLLPMSIAYGLHLSEPTILAFATRAVTTPIALNVATLIHAPLTLASFIVIFSGLVGAALSPLILRNLDDERAAGFALGLAAHAIGTAQAWQRSPVAGEYAAFGMAVNGVLTAIWVICVFS; translated from the coding sequence ATGACATTGACAACAACTCATTTTTCTACGACGACTTTACTGTGGATCGGTTTTGCACTCACCCTGATTGGTTATATCGCAGCCAAATTGCTCAATCAGCGCTTCCCTAAGCTGCCTCTGGTCGTGATCGCCATTGTGTTTGTTTCAGGCTTACTGGCACTTTGCCACTGGCAGTATCAATCCTATGCCGATGCTGTCGCACCACTATTTAATCGTCTCTTAGGCTATGCCACCGTGGCTCTGGCTATTCCTTTAGCAACAATTCGCTTTGATGAGCTTCCGATCAAACGACTTTCGATTCTTCTAGGCATTGCAACGCTAATGGGCGGTTTATTGCCTATGTCGATTGCTTATGGATTACATCTGTCTGAACCCACCATCCTCGCCTTTGCAACACGCGCAGTAACCACCCCTATTGCACTCAATGTCGCCACCCTAATTCATGCACCACTGACACTCGCCAGTTTTATTGTGATTTTTTCAGGACTGGTCGGTGCAGCACTATCGCCTCTGATTTTACGTAATCTAGATGACGAACGCGCCGCTGGGTTTGCACTCGGTCTGGCAGCGCATGCTATTGGTACTGCTCAAGCTTGGCAAAGAAGTCCTGTGGCGGGGGAATATGCGGCTTTTGGCATGGCGGTTAATGGTGTCCTGACCGCCATTTGGGTCATTTGCGTTTTCTCTTAG
- the nrdR gene encoding transcriptional regulator NrdR, which translates to MHCPFCNAPDSKVIDSRLAAEGRQIRRRRECTTCSERFTTFETYDVVMPRVIKSNGRYEPFDEAKLKRSLQHALQKRPVGLDQIDTTLSEISQKLRSLGEREVPSRLIGEAVMEALYDLDHVAYVRFASVYRDFQDVDAFRQAIDQMRSSQ; encoded by the coding sequence ATGCATTGTCCTTTTTGTAATGCGCCAGATAGTAAAGTCATTGACTCCCGTTTAGCGGCGGAAGGTCGGCAGATTCGTAGGAGACGTGAATGCACCACATGTAGCGAGCGTTTCACCACATTTGAAACCTATGATGTGGTGATGCCGCGCGTGATTAAATCAAATGGTCGTTATGAACCCTTTGATGAGGCGAAGCTCAAGCGTTCCCTCCAGCATGCACTACAAAAACGTCCGGTCGGGCTGGATCAGATTGATACGACGCTCTCAGAAATCAGTCAAAAGCTAAGGAGCTTAGGCGAGCGCGAAGTCCCTTCACGATTAATTGGCGAGGCCGTGATGGAAGCCCTCTACGATTTGGACCACGTTGCGTATGTGCGATTTGCATCGGTTTATCGGGATTTTCAAGATGTGGATGCTTTCCGTCAGGCGATTGATCAGATGAGGAGCTCTCAGTGA
- the ribD gene encoding bifunctional diaminohydroxyphosphoribosylaminopyrimidine deaminase/5-amino-6-(5-phosphoribosylamino)uracil reductase RibD, with amino-acid sequence MEHSAVQDKEDQHWMQRALSLAKRGLYTTRPNPAVGCVLVKDGKVIGEGFHPKAGQPHAEVFALRAAGDLAVGATAYVTLEPCSHFGRTPPCANALIAAQVSRVVMATLDANPQVAGQGLARLEAAGIATRVGVCEAEARALNVGFLQTMAGQRPYVRLKVAASLDGRTAMSSGESKWITGSAARLDVQHYRAMSGAVITGIGTVLADDPLLNVRQVSDGTPLETIPQPLRVVIDRHQRMPSNAQILKDPDSVLMVTLNPEESKLKDSAECWQYQSLALLLDELKQKKQIHDVLVEAGATLSGAFIAAGLVDELIVYLAPTLLGSLARPMFDLPFLHMSEQIRWQTVSVTPVGDDLKWVLRSV; translated from the coding sequence ATAGAGCACTCCGCAGTACAAGATAAAGAAGATCAGCATTGGATGCAGCGTGCCCTTAGCCTTGCTAAACGGGGTTTGTATACAACGCGTCCTAATCCTGCCGTGGGCTGTGTATTAGTCAAAGATGGTAAGGTGATTGGTGAGGGCTTTCACCCTAAAGCAGGGCAGCCCCATGCTGAGGTGTTTGCGTTACGCGCTGCTGGTGATTTGGCAGTCGGGGCAACAGCTTATGTCACCTTAGAGCCGTGTTCGCATTTTGGACGGACGCCGCCTTGTGCAAATGCGCTGATTGCTGCACAGGTTTCACGTGTGGTCATGGCGACGCTGGATGCCAATCCTCAAGTTGCAGGTCAAGGGCTTGCTCGGCTTGAAGCCGCAGGCATCGCAACACGTGTAGGAGTTTGCGAAGCCGAGGCGCGAGCATTGAATGTTGGCTTTTTGCAAACCATGGCCGGCCAGCGTCCATATGTACGTTTGAAAGTTGCTGCAAGTTTGGATGGTCGTACCGCAATGTCATCGGGTGAATCCAAATGGATTACTGGCTCTGCTGCGCGCTTGGATGTACAGCACTACCGCGCCATGAGTGGTGCAGTGATTACAGGGATTGGGACTGTACTCGCAGACGATCCGTTGCTGAATGTTCGGCAGGTTTCGGATGGAACGCCACTAGAGACGATTCCTCAGCCACTACGCGTTGTTATTGATCGACATCAACGTATGCCGTCTAACGCCCAAATCTTAAAAGATCCCGATTCGGTGCTGATGGTTACTTTAAATCCAGAAGAGTCGAAGTTGAAAGATTCCGCCGAGTGCTGGCAATATCAGTCACTAGCGCTGCTTTTGGATGAACTCAAACAGAAAAAACAAATTCATGATGTTTTAGTTGAAGCTGGGGCAACATTATCCGGCGCATTTATTGCGGCGGGGCTTGTGGATGAGTTGATTGTTTATCTTGCGCCGACATTACTTGGCTCATTAGCCCGTCCGATGTTTGATTTGCCGTTTTTACACATGAGTGAGCAGATTCGTTGGCAGACGGTGAGCGTGACGCCTGTTGGTGATGATCTGAAGTGGGTGTTGCGTTCTGTTTGA
- a CDS encoding accessory factor UbiK family protein, whose product MLEQLLQAVSEQISAPKADFEKNLRAWLSGTLDRLEIVSHETFMRQEQQLIAAQQAIKTLEQQVTALEQQIAQGKGVQENVTEPQMK is encoded by the coding sequence ATGTTAGAGCAACTACTCCAAGCCGTTTCAGAACAAATTAGCGCACCCAAAGCCGATTTTGAAAAAAACCTCCGTGCATGGCTGAGTGGGACACTGGATCGATTAGAGATTGTCAGCCATGAAACCTTCATGCGACAAGAACAACAACTGATCGCCGCACAGCAAGCGATTAAAACTTTGGAACAGCAAGTCACCGCTTTAGAACAGCAGATTGCGCAGGGAAAAGGGGTTCAAGAAAACGTAACTGAACCTCAGATGAAATAA